TGCTCAAAGACGGGAAATAGCTATGAAAACATAAAGGTTGTCAGCCTTCACGGTCGAGAAAGAAACATACTGGGACTGATATCATACAACCCGAAGGTCTTCGTCCTTACCGGAGGAGAAAATAAAGCACATTCAATATGCAAAAGTCTTTCAGAACATGGTTTGACAGAAGTAAAAGCTATTGTCGGAGAAAATTTGTCAATGCCTGAGGAACGGATAGTAAGGGGAACGGTGAAAGAGTTAGCCGGATACACCTTTGGTAATCTTGCAGTTATGCTGTTGGTAAATCAGAATTATGTTAACTGTTATATTCCGCTTAATGATAAGGATTTTCAACGTGGAAACGTTCCAATGACAAAGGAAGAAGTGCGTGCTGTCACCCTTGCAAAGCTGGCAATACAGCCTTGTGATACTGTTTTTGATATTGGAGCAGGCACCGGCTCAGTAGCCATTGAAATGGCAAGAAGAGCCTTTGACGGCAGGGTTTATGCTATTGAAAAGCATCCCGAGGCTTTGGACTTGATATGCAAAAACAGAGTGAAGCTTGGAGCCTATAATATCAAGGTAGTTTCAGGTACTGCGCCGGATATATTTGAAGGACTTCCCGTACCTGACAGAGCATTTATAGGCGGAAGCAGCGGAAATATGGCTGAAATAGTCTGGTACCTCACGGAGATAAATCCCGGAATACATATTGTAGCCAACGCAATTACATTGGAAAGCCTCAACGCTGCCATTAATTCATTTGAAGAGAATGGCTTTGAAACAGAAGTGGTATGTATTAATTCATCTGTTTCAAAAAAGGTTGGAGGCTACCATATGATGAATGCAAATAGCCCGGTATATATTATTACAGGTAAAATCCTTTAGGGGGTGGTTATAATCGAGACAAGCAAAACTGCTAGAATTATGATAGTAGGAACAGGGAGTGGGTGCGGTAAAACCACTGTTACCTGCGGAATACTCAATGCACTGGTCAACAGAGGGGTTAGAACCTCTGCTTTTAAGTGCGGACCTGACTATATCGACCCCATGTTTCACACCGAAATAACAGGTATCAAGTCCAGAAATCTGGACACTTTTCTCTTGGGAGATAATAACCTGAAGTACCTTTTGGACAAAAATTCTGCCGGAGATGACATTTCTGTTATAGAAGGGGTTATGGGTTTTTATGACGGACTTGGAAATGATGGAAGTCATTCGTCTTATTCCATTAGCAGACTTACGGGAACACCTGTGGTACTGGTGGTTAACCCCAAGGGAATGGCTCTTTCCATATCCGCAGTAATAAAAGGATTCAGAGATTTCATGCCGGAAAACAATATTGAGGGTGTTATCATAAATTCAGTTTCACCCGGACTTTATCAGATGTACAAGGCAATGATAGAGGAAAAGACAGGAATACGGGTACTGGGTTTTTTGCCAACTATGCCGGAGGCTGTCATTGAAAGCAGACATTTGGGACTTGTTACAGCGGATGAAATAAAAGATATCCGAAAAAAGCTTAATATAATGGCAAAGAATGCAGAAGAGTTTATTGATATTGATGGGCTTGTGAGACTGGCACAAACAGCGGGAACTTTGGAATATGACCCTGTTTTAATTAAAAAAAAATACAGCTGCAGTATTGCTGTGGCAAAGGACAGAGCCTTTTGTTTCTACTATGAGGACAGCCTTGAGTTACTAAGGGAAATGGGAGCGGAGCTTACATACTTTTCACCCCTTGAAGATAAAAGCTTACCTAAAAATATACAGGGACTAATATTGGGGGGCGGTTATCCCGAGCTGTATGCAGAAAAACTAAGTTCAAACAAAACCATGCTAAAGAGCATAAAGGAGTTTGTTTCAAAGGGATTGCCCACATATGCTGAGTGCGGAGGCTTTATGTATCTTCAGCAATCAATTTCAGATAAGCAAAATAACAAATATTCAATGACGGGAGTTCTTGACGGAAACAGCACAATGAGTGAAAAACTTTCCCGATTCGGTTATACAACCCTCATTGCAAAAGAGGACAATCTCTTTTGTAAAAAGGGTGAAAGTATTAATGCTCACGAGTTTCATTACAGTGACAGTGACAACAACGGAAACAGCTTTGAGGCAGTAAAGCCTGATGGCAAAAGAAAATGGGAATGCATTTTTGCATCCGATACATTATTCGCAGGATATCCGCACATACATTTTTATGGAAATACAAAGTTTGCAGAAAGCTTTTTGCAAAAATGCTGTAATTTTAGTAAACACATTTAGGAGATGATTTCTATGGCAAAACCAATTATGATTCAGGGAACCATGTCAAATGCGGGCAAGAGCCTGCTGACAGCAGGATTGTGCCGCATATTTACACAGGATGGCTATAGGGTGGCGCCTTTTAAATCTCAGAATATGGCCCTGAATTCATATATCACGACTGACGGCTCAGAAATGGGGAGAGCTCAGGTAGTACAGGCCGAAGCGGCAGGAAAGGCTCCTGATGTGAGGATGAATCCCATTTTGTTAAAGCCTACAAGTGAAAAGGGTTCACAGGTGATTTTGGGGGGTAAGCCAATAGGAAATATGACTACTACGGAGTATTATGCACACAAGCATAATCTGTTGCCCCATATAAAAAGAGCTTATGAAAGTCTTTCGCAGGAAAACGATATTATAGTTATTGAAGGTGCAGGCAGTCCTGCCGAGATAAATTTAAAGCGGGATGATTTTGTAAACATGGGATTGGCAAAGATGCTGAAAGCTCCTGTACTAATTGCAGGGGATATTGACAGGGGAGGTGTTTTTGCATCTCTTTATGGAACAGTTATGCTGTTTGACGAAGATGAAAGGAAACATGTCAAGGGAACAATAATCAATAAATTCAGAGGAGATGTAGAAATTCTGAAACCGGGTCTTGATATGCTTTGTGATCTTATACATGTTCCTGTTGTGGGTGTTGTACCATATCTTCATGTTGATATTGATGATGAGGACAGCCTCTCTGAAAGATTTTCCAAGAAAGGGCCGTTAGGCCTTATTGATATTGCCGTAATCAAACTCCCCAGAATTTCCAATTTTACTGACTTTAATGCACTTGAACATATTGAATGTGCAAGTGTGAGATATGTATCAGGTACCAATGAGTTGGGAAACCCGGATTTGATAATTATTCCGGGCAGTAAAAATACCATGGGCGATTTGAAATGGATGAGAGAAAATGGACTAGAAGTGTGTATTAAAAAGCACGCAGCAAAAAACAAGCCTGTATTTGGAATATGCGGAGGTTATCAGATGCTGTGTGAAAATCTCGGTGACCCGTACGGTGTTGAGCATGGCGGGGAAATGAAGGGTATGGGGTTGTTGAAATCTACTACTGTTTTTGAGAAAGAAAAAACACGTACAAGAGTAATGGGTACCTTTAGCAAGGTTGGAGGA
This genomic stretch from Ruminiclostridium cellulolyticum H10 harbors:
- a CDS encoding cobyric acid synthase, with protein sequence MAKPIMIQGTMSNAGKSLLTAGLCRIFTQDGYRVAPFKSQNMALNSYITTDGSEMGRAQVVQAEAAGKAPDVRMNPILLKPTSEKGSQVILGGKPIGNMTTTEYYAHKHNLLPHIKRAYESLSQENDIIVIEGAGSPAEINLKRDDFVNMGLAKMLKAPVLIAGDIDRGGVFASLYGTVMLFDEDERKHVKGTIINKFRGDVEILKPGLDMLCDLIHVPVVGVVPYLHVDIDDEDSLSERFSKKGPLGLIDIAVIKLPRISNFTDFNALEHIECASVRYVSGTNELGNPDLIIIPGSKNTMGDLKWMRENGLEVCIKKHAAKNKPVFGICGGYQMLCENLGDPYGVEHGGEMKGMGLLKSTTVFEKEKTRTRVMGTFSKVGGIFNGLSGKTFEGYEIHMGYTASEEGNEGDSSLSNLAEISGNEKPDGMQKGNVYGTYVHGVFDNDEILSEIAAALMKEKGLEYEKHTFFNLKEYKEKQYNLLADALRECLDMEYIYKVIEEGIENGNNETNGY
- a CDS encoding cobyrinate a,c-diamide synthase, with protein sequence MIVGTGSGCGKTTVTCGILNALVNRGVRTSAFKCGPDYIDPMFHTEITGIKSRNLDTFLLGDNNLKYLLDKNSAGDDISVIEGVMGFYDGLGNDGSHSSYSISRLTGTPVVLVVNPKGMALSISAVIKGFRDFMPENNIEGVIINSVSPGLYQMYKAMIEEKTGIRVLGFLPTMPEAVIESRHLGLVTADEIKDIRKKLNIMAKNAEEFIDIDGLVRLAQTAGTLEYDPVLIKKKYSCSIAVAKDRAFCFYYEDSLELLREMGAELTYFSPLEDKSLPKNIQGLILGGGYPELYAEKLSSNKTMLKSIKEFVSKGLPTYAECGGFMYLQQSISDKQNNKYSMTGVLDGNSTMSEKLSRFGYTTLIAKEDNLFCKKGESINAHEFHYSDSDNNGNSFEAVKPDGKRKWECIFASDTLFAGYPHIHFYGNTKFAESFLQKCCNFSKHI
- a CDS encoding bifunctional cobalt-precorrin-7 (C(5))-methyltransferase/cobalt-precorrin-6B (C(15))-methyltransferase, with the translated sequence MKKKLYIIGAGTGSEDFLTQRALKLMEICDVIYSTSHRFLSDSRIKVTECSVTEIPKLIEASQDQNIALLVSGDTGFFSITGSLSEKLENKVDIEVVCGISSLQYFCSKTGNSYENIKVVSLHGRERNILGLISYNPKVFVLTGGENKAHSICKSLSEHGLTEVKAIVGENLSMPEERIVRGTVKELAGYTFGNLAVMLLVNQNYVNCYIPLNDKDFQRGNVPMTKEEVRAVTLAKLAIQPCDTVFDIGAGTGSVAIEMARRAFDGRVYAIEKHPEALDLICKNRVKLGAYNIKVVSGTAPDIFEGLPVPDRAFIGGSSGNMAEIVWYLTEINPGIHIVANAITLESLNAAINSFEENGFETEVVCINSSVSKKVGGYHMMNANSPVYIITGKIL